GCCCTCACTTTTACGACTATTGCACCAGAAGCAAGAACGATTCCGGTCGCCATCTCTCTGTTCACCGGATCGGTTTCAAGACAAGTGCCTTTTGGGGAGATCATGGCCGGAGCCGTAATAGTTACAGTTCCTGTAGTTGCTCTTGTTTTCATTTTTCAGAGAAGAATTGTGCAGGGTTTGACTGCTGGAGCAGTGAAGGGCTAAGACTGTCTATAACTATTCGACAAGAGACACAGTAGGTGGTCTGATGATAACAGGAGGTGATCTGAGAAGGGTTCTAGAATGTGATTAGCTTTTTGCGGACAAGATGACGCTTCAAAAGATTGTTTAAAGGAGGGGTAAGTATGAAAAAAGTTCTGTTGACACTTATGGTAGCGTTATTCGCCCTGGTTGCAGTTTCAGAGACCGTTATTACGGTTGCGGCTGGTGCGGTTGGTCAGGAGCTTGAGCTGACGAAGAAAGCAGCGGAAAGATATATGGAAATTCATCCCGATGTGACTGTGAGAGTACTGGACACACCAGACATGGTTCAGGACAGGCTCGGGCTCTATCTCCAATTTCTGGAAGCGAGAAGCCCCGAGATTGATGTCTATCAGGTAGACGTTATTTGGCCGGGCGATCTTGCGCAGCATTTTGTGGATCTTTACGAGTACAACGCCGACAAGGTTGTATCTATGCATTTCCCTGCAATTGTTGAAAACAACACTGTCGATGGGAAACTCGTTGCCATACCATGGTTCACAGATGCGGGTCTTCTATACTATCGAACTGATCTTCTTGAGAAGTATGGGCTTAACCCGCCGACTACGTGGGACGAGTTAGAAGAAGCAGCGAAGATCATCCAGGAAGGAGAAAGGAAGACAAATCCTGACTTCTGGGGATTTGTTTGGCAGGGCAACGCATATGAAGGTTTGACATGTGATGCTCTTGAATGGCTTGCATCAAACGATGCAGGAACAATTATTAGCCCTGATAAGAAGATCACACTAGCAAACGCCAACGCGGTCGAGATTCTTGAAAAGGTGGCTGGTTGGGTTGGAACCATCTCTCCGAGTGGAGTCCTGACTTTCGCTGAGGAAGATGCCAGAGCGGTTTGGCAAACTGGAAACGCTGCCTTTATGAGAAATTGGCCGTATGCTTATAGCCTAAGTAAGGGCGAGGACAGCGCCGTCGCTGGCAAGTTCGATGTTTCTCCTCTTCCTGCCGGGAAGAGTGGGAATGGGGCCGCTACGCTCGGCGGATGGCAGCTTTCAGTCAGCAAGTACAGTAACAATCCTGAAATTGCTGCGGATTTCGCATTGTTTATGGCCGGTTACGAGATGCAGAAGATGAGAGCTGTTGAAGGTTCCTTCAACCCTACGATTGAAGCTCTTTATGCAGATTACGAAGTGCTTGAAGCGAATCCATTCTTCGGTTCACTGTATTACGTCTTTACGAACGCTGTTGCAAGACCGTCAACAGCAACGGCTCCGCGATATAATGAAGTATCTACTCTGTTTTTCAAGGCCGTTCACAGTATCCTCTCCGGAACCGCAGATGCACAGAACGCTCTTGAAGAGCTCGCTCTAGACCTCGAAGATATGACTGGATTCGAGGTTGTCTGGGGATTCTAGACTGTTTTTTGCTCAGGGTGGCTGGTCCCTTCTTGGGGCCAGCGGCTCCCTTAATCAAGTAAGAGAAGGTGTGAAATGAAGATTGCGCAAGTGATGAAAAAGAAACTGACAGATTATGAACCTTTTGCTGAGAAGAGTTTGGTTGATAGTATTCATAAGCTTTCCAGAAATCTTAGTGGACTAAGGGTACTGCATGTAAACGCGACTTCTTTCGGTGGTGGAGTAGCGGAGATTCTTCATACTTTGATTCCCCTCATGAAAGATTGTGGGCTAAAGGTTGACTGGAAGGTAATCGATGCGCCTTCGCATTTCTTCGACCTGAGCAAGAGAATGCACAATGCTCTTCAGGGAAAGGAAGATTATCTTTCTAATGAAGACAAGAGACTCTTCGAAAGCGTTGAAGATGAGAACGCTCGCTTCATCAAAGCAGACGAATACGATATTGTTGTCATCCACGACCCGCAGCCCGTTGGTCTGCCAGCCTTTGCAGACTTCGGAAACTCCAGACTGGTCTGGAGGTGTCATATAGATACATCTTCTCCCAATCAGATCTTCTGGAACTATATGAATGCCTTCCTATCTCAGTATGATGCAGGAATCTTTACTCTCAAGAGCTACGCGAAGGAGGGAATTTCAATCGACAGAATCTATGAGATTCCACCTTCAATTGATCCGTTGAGCAATAAGAACAGAGAGCTTTCCGATGCTGAGATGGAACAAGCATTGAAAAAGCTGGGAATTGGGAATAAGGAGCCAGTAATCACTCAAGTATCTAGATTCGATCCCTGGAAGGACCCGATGGGGGTTGTCGATGCTTATAGAGAGTTGAAGAAGAGGTTTGTGGATCTTAAGCTTCTTCTAATTGGATCTATGGCTTCAGATGATCCTGAGGGATGGAAAATCTACGAAGATTTGCTGAGGTATGTCGGTTTGGATTACGATGTCAAGGTTTTGTCGAACTTCCAGGGAATTGGTGATATAGAGGTGAATGCAGCTCAGAGAGTCAGCAAAGTAGTTATTCAGAAATCGCTTCGAGAGGGGTTCGCTCTTACTATGAGCGAGGCTATGTGGAAGAAGACACCTGTTGTTGGAGGTAATGTGGGCGGAATTCCTCTTCAGGTACATCATGGAATAAACGGGTATCTTGTGGACAGTGTGGAAGAGACTGTTGAGTGTACTCGAAAGATACTTGAAAATCCAAGTCTTGCAATAGAAATGGGTGAAAAGGGATTCGAGATTGTTAAAAAGGACTTTCTTATTACCAGGCACCTCTATCAGTATCTTCAGCTCTTTGCAGATTTAACCTGATAAACGGATCCCGTCCCGATCATTGTCGGGACAGGGATTCCATAGTCACAGGAGTTTTTCCGCTCTCATTCTTTGAAGGTTTTCGTACATCGGGAGGCCGTGTAGGTAGAGATTCGGTGCTTCCCCTTGAATAAGTGGAAGAGCATACGACTTGAACTCTTCGGTAACATAAAACCCATCTTCGGAGATGAAATTTGAGGGAAGACCTTTTGTTCCATTTGCCACCTTGGCCAAACTAGCTTTTGTGTATTCCTTAAGATAAGGTTTGCCGCTGAGTCGGCGGATGGAAATCATTATTCCGCTATCGCCATTTACAGCTTCTCGAACAGCAAGAGCTCCAACCTCTACAGCTTCTTGCCAGTCGATTAAGCTAGCAACGTGCCTTGACGACCTCTGTAAGTAGTCAGGTAGAGCGACATGTACTTTGCATTTTAGGGCTTCTCTGATTGCTCTCTCAAGATACTGACCTATCTTGCCGAGTTGCACATTCCCAAATGCGTCATAGTAACCCGCAGTAGAGATATACGAACCATCCGGTCGTTTCAGCGCTTCTGAAGCTACAATAGAGCAGTATCCTTCTTTCATTATCACGTCTTCTACCCTTGCAATGAAAGATTCTTCGTCGAACGGAACCTCGGGAAGTAGAATAATCTGGGGACCGTGAAATTTGTCAGTCCCTGCAAGTGAACCGGACGCAGCTAGCCAGCCAGTGTGACGCCCCATTGACTCCATTATGAAGACCTTCGTCGAATCGCTGTACATAGATTTCAAGTCTCTAGTTGCTTCCATAATAGATATCGCAGTAAATCTTGCCGCTGAGCCATAACCAGGACAATGATCTGTTTCCAGAAGATCGTTATCAACAGTCTTAGGGATTCCGATTACCCTCAGTGGAAACCCCATCTCATCGGCCCTCTCACTGATTTTATGAGCCGTATCCATTGAATCGTTTCCCCCATTATAGAAGAAGTATCGAATCGAATGAGCATCAAAAACCTTGAACAGTCTTTCAAAATCGTCATCGCTCTCAATTTTCGTCCTGCAGGAACCGAAAATCGCGCCTGGAGTATACGGAATTTTGTCGATCTCACTGAGTTTTTCTTCAGTCAAGTCGAACAGATCTTCATTTAGGATTCCTTTGATTCCGTTCACACCGGCTAAAATTCTGTCGATCTCTTTAGCTGCGAGTGCTGCAACGATTGCTCCGTAAGCTGATGCGTTGATGACAGATGTGACTCCCCCCGATTGAGCGTAAACTGCATTGTATCTTTTCAATTTGCCACCCCCATTGTTCAGAATCGCTAATAGCAGAACCTGTTATTCAGAGATTCGTAGCAAACGTCTCATTAACGAATCACTGGCACATAGATTCCAAAGGAATAGTTATCTCGTTTCACAATGTCCAAAAGACCCGGGGTTCAGGTCTTCGTAAATGGTTCATAATCTATCGATACTCACGCAGATATGTCATCGCACGCTGATCCTTGACGAAAACCAGGGTACAACACATAATGAGGAATAGTGAGTCAAGATAATCGACGGTTACCCCTACATTAATGACGGACAGTACAACACATCCAGATTAGAACAAGGGTTACTTGTGATTTCGATCAGCGTCCATACTCCTTGAGACCCTTCGCAAGTATTTCAATGGCGGTTTTCATCTTCTCCGATGAGAGGACATAAGCAATCCGGACTTCTTTTGTCCCTATGCCTCCAGTTGCGTAGAACCCCTCCAATGGGGCAACCATTACAGTGCTACCGTTGTAAGAAAAGTCAGTAAGCATCCACTTGACGAATTCTTCGGCGTTTTCAACGGGAAGCTTGACGGAAATATAGAATGCGCCCGAGGGTTTCTTCATTTCAATTCCTTCAATTTTGCTGAGTTCTTCAAAAACCACGTCTCTTCTATGTCCGTACTCTTTTTGCACTGAATCTGTATATTCCTTTCCCAGGGTAAGAAGACCTATTGTTCCGAACTGAGCGATTGTCGGCGGTGAAAGCCTGGCCTGAGCGAACTTCATGATTGTCCTGTAGAGCTCCTTGTTCTTCGTTGCCACGCAACCAATCCTAGCACCGCAGCTGCTGAATCTCTTTGAGATGCTGTCTACGACAATGATGTCCTGTCCTGAATCTATCGTCATTATCGACGATGGCATGATGCCATCAAATACGATTTCTCTATATACTTCATCGCAGATAACGAATAGATTGTTCTTTCTGGCGAATCTTATCAGTCTCGTTAATTCCTCCTCCGTATATACCACGCCTGTGGGATTGGAAGGATTCGAAAAAAGAATCGCTCTTGTTTTCGGTGTCAGAGCTTTCTGCATTTCTTCGTCATCTGGAAGTCTGTAGCCGTTCGAAACGTTGGATGTAGTAGCCCTTACATTTAGTCCTAGAATATTTGCGAACCCTCTGTAGTTGGCGTAGAATGGTTCGATCAGCATAATATCATCGCCAGGGTCGGCAACTGCTGCAAGGGCGAATTGTATAGCTTCACTCCCCCCCGATGTAACAAGCAGTTCATCTGACGAAATGTCGATGTCCCAGGAGCGAAAGTAACTCGAAAAGGCCTCTTTGAGTTCCTTGATACCGTCTGATGGAGAATAAGAGACTACTGAACTGAAAAGCTTACTGATATAATCGTAAAATACCCCTGGAGTTTGAATGTCAGGCTGACCAATATTCAGATGATATACATTGACACCTCTATCCTTAGCTTGCTGCGCAAATGGCACTAGTTTTCTTATCGGAGACGCCGGCATAGCAATTCCGCGTTGCGATACTCTCATGACTGACCCCCTTACTTCAAATGATATTCTTTCTCAATCATTATACAACAATCGAATTCGAAGAATGAAGGAGGTTGTGGTGCAGCCAAAGAGCTAATGAGCAATTCCTTCTTCTCGACTTAAAAACGCGGCTGCATTCGCAGCCGTCAGTTCGATCTCTAAATGGATCGTTTATCCAGGCAGAACCAGAGTGAACAACCTAGTTTTTCATGTCTTCGTTTTCGAAAGTTACTTCAATCAGATTAAGCTTCTTGTCCGTCTCCAGTTCAAGTCCCCTCTTGGCATCTGAACCTATTCTTTTCAAGTCCTTTGCTATCATACGGTAAACCTCCTGTTTTTCGTTTCCCCCCTGCTGTCACATACAATTATAGCATACTATGGTAGGAAACAAAAGGAAAGATGCGGAAAGCAAAGCTAAATGGCTATTGAGCCTCCTATTTGACTTTAATTATTGTAAACGGGGTAATGCCGGTCTTAGCTGACATTATCCTATTATGGTTATCTCACGGTTATTGTGAAAGTGGCTGTTGCTTCTCCTCCCTTGAGGTCATTGGCGCTCAGCATTACGGTATTCGATCCCAGTTCTTCAGGAATGAAGGAGTATATGCTTCCGGTTAACACTCCCGGTCCATAGATCAGTTCGTATCTAAGATAGTCTCCGTCGGGGTCGCTGCTGAACTGTCTCAAGTCTAGCCGAAGAGTCCTTGAGAGTATTGTGGTTTGATCTGGAATATTGAATTCGGGCTGCCTGTTCGTATCCGTAACGAGCAGGTCAAAAGAAGCATTTGCCGTACCTCCTTTACCGTCTGATGCGCTTACGACGATTGTGTAGAAGCCGTAATCCTCGTACCCAGGTTCAATTATCAGCCTGCTTCCTTCGATCGTTCCCATTCCCTGAACGATCTCAAATGATAGATTGTCATTGTCCGGATCAGATGAGTATTCATTCAGATCAACAACAAGTCTAGAACCTTCTGCTATCGTGAACCCTGGTATGTTCAAAACAGGGGGTCTATTGCTCTCTCTGACATCAATTCTTACCGTTGCTCTTGCCGATCCGCCCTTTCCATCGCTCACTGAAATAACCGCTTCGTAGCTTCCCGCGCTGCCATAGTCTGCGTCAAAAGTGTAAGTTCTTCCCTGAATTGTTCCCGGACCCGAAACGAGTGAGTAGCTAAGCGGGTCATTATCTGGATCGGAAGCGTGATCTGAAAGGTTAATCGTCAGCCTTTCTCCCTCAGAAATCCTCCTCGGGAGAATTGAAATCACAGGTGGGTTATTTGTTTGACTTACATTGAAGATCACTGTTCTGTCTACCGAACCGCCCTTTCCATCGGAGGCTCTGATAGTTGCTGAGTATCTTCCTGGATCAGATGATTGAAAAGTATACTGACTACCGGCGATTCTTCCGGAACCGCTGACAAGCTGGTATGAAAGTACGTCTCCGTCAGGATCTGAGAAGTAACTGCCAAGGTTAAGCGTAAGTTGTTCATTCACTTCAATCGTTCTCTCGGGAATGTTCGAAGCTACCGGTGCTCTGTTTCTAGTGGCGATACTGATTTGAAAGCTATCTTCAACCGTATTTAGACCGTCCGAAATCTGTAGAACAACGGTCTTTATGCCTGAGTCATTCTCGGTACTTGTATATGAATAGAGTGATCTCTCTACCTCACCAGGGCCCGAACTAATTCTTAT
This Mesotoga infera DNA region includes the following protein-coding sequences:
- a CDS encoding ABC transporter substrate-binding protein, which codes for MKKVLLTLMVALFALVAVSETVITVAAGAVGQELELTKKAAERYMEIHPDVTVRVLDTPDMVQDRLGLYLQFLEARSPEIDVYQVDVIWPGDLAQHFVDLYEYNADKVVSMHFPAIVENNTVDGKLVAIPWFTDAGLLYYRTDLLEKYGLNPPTTWDELEEAAKIIQEGERKTNPDFWGFVWQGNAYEGLTCDALEWLASNDAGTIISPDKKITLANANAVEILEKVAGWVGTISPSGVLTFAEEDARAVWQTGNAAFMRNWPYAYSLSKGEDSAVAGKFDVSPLPAGKSGNGAATLGGWQLSVSKYSNNPEIAADFALFMAGYEMQKMRAVEGSFNPTIEALYADYEVLEANPFFGSLYYVFTNAVARPSTATAPRYNEVSTLFFKAVHSILSGTADAQNALEELALDLEDMTGFEVVWGF
- a CDS encoding 6-phosphofructokinase; the protein is MKRYNAVYAQSGGVTSVINASAYGAIVAALAAKEIDRILAGVNGIKGILNEDLFDLTEEKLSEIDKIPYTPGAIFGSCRTKIESDDDFERLFKVFDAHSIRYFFYNGGNDSMDTAHKISERADEMGFPLRVIGIPKTVDNDLLETDHCPGYGSAARFTAISIMEATRDLKSMYSDSTKVFIMESMGRHTGWLAASGSLAGTDKFHGPQIILLPEVPFDEESFIARVEDVIMKEGYCSIVASEALKRPDGSYISTAGYYDAFGNVQLGKIGQYLERAIREALKCKVHVALPDYLQRSSRHVASLIDWQEAVEVGALAVREAVNGDSGIMISIRRLSGKPYLKEYTKASLAKVANGTKGLPSNFISEDGFYVTEEFKSYALPLIQGEAPNLYLHGLPMYENLQRMRAEKLL
- a CDS encoding pyridoxal phosphate-dependent aminotransferase, coding for MRVSQRGIAMPASPIRKLVPFAQQAKDRGVNVYHLNIGQPDIQTPGVFYDYISKLFSSVVSYSPSDGIKELKEAFSSYFRSWDIDISSDELLVTSGGSEAIQFALAAVADPGDDIMLIEPFYANYRGFANILGLNVRATTSNVSNGYRLPDDEEMQKALTPKTRAILFSNPSNPTGVVYTEEELTRLIRFARKNNLFVICDEVYREIVFDGIMPSSIMTIDSGQDIIVVDSISKRFSSCGARIGCVATKNKELYRTIMKFAQARLSPPTIAQFGTIGLLTLGKEYTDSVQKEYGHRRDVVFEELSKIEGIEMKKPSGAFYISVKLPVENAEEFVKWMLTDFSYNGSTVMVAPLEGFYATGGIGTKEVRIAYVLSSEKMKTAIEILAKGLKEYGR
- a CDS encoding tandem-95 repeat protein produces the protein MRKWFFWALLMVVVAVVFAIRLLPNMLNKPPVMSIPDMIINEGDILSIDLHDYSSDEKMASLTYRKLAGPGEIRETFYTFSPSYQQSGKHTVTISVADQKEQTAESTFVITVREVNRPPVLSVPEQVIAHNETVSIDLDEFAEDPDLDPLTYRISSGSGQIIGSIYTYKPDFATRTEESITITVLDGRGGNDDSTFLILNKAFITTPSTPSADSTTIESATAVTITPEGTDASSRLVTAETRNLPPVSSIPDQTLDQGNTLVLDLRTFIRDPENDPISIRISSGPGEVERSLYSYTSTENDSGIKTVVLQISDGLNTVEDSFQISIATRNRAPVASNIPERTIEVNEQLTLNLGSYFSDPDGDVLSYQLVSGSGRIAGSQYTFQSSDPGRYSATIRASDGKGGSVDRTVIFNVSQTNNPPVISILPRRISEGERLTINLSDHASDPDNDPLSYSLVSGPGTIQGRTYTFDADYGSAGSYEAVISVSDGKGGSARATVRIDVRESNRPPVLNIPGFTIAEGSRLVVDLNEYSSDPDNDNLSFEIVQGMGTIEGSRLIIEPGYEDYGFYTIVVSASDGKGGTANASFDLLVTDTNRQPEFNIPDQTTILSRTLRLDLRQFSSDPDGDYLRYELIYGPGVLTGSIYSFIPEELGSNTVMLSANDLKGGEATATFTITVR
- a CDS encoding glycosyltransferase, coding for MKIAQVMKKKLTDYEPFAEKSLVDSIHKLSRNLSGLRVLHVNATSFGGGVAEILHTLIPLMKDCGLKVDWKVIDAPSHFFDLSKRMHNALQGKEDYLSNEDKRLFESVEDENARFIKADEYDIVVIHDPQPVGLPAFADFGNSRLVWRCHIDTSSPNQIFWNYMNAFLSQYDAGIFTLKSYAKEGISIDRIYEIPPSIDPLSNKNRELSDAEMEQALKKLGIGNKEPVITQVSRFDPWKDPMGVVDAYRELKKRFVDLKLLLIGSMASDDPEGWKIYEDLLRYVGLDYDVKVLSNFQGIGDIEVNAAQRVSKVVIQKSLREGFALTMSEAMWKKTPVVGGNVGGIPLQVHHGINGYLVDSVEETVECTRKILENPSLAIEMGEKGFEIVKKDFLITRHLYQYLQLFADLT